From Penicillium psychrofluorescens genome assembly, chromosome: 1, one genomic window encodes:
- a CDS encoding uncharacterized protein (ID:PFLUO_000565-T1.cds;~source:funannotate) produces the protein MASDKHPGSLFRPFLLGILLMLFHGGAAQFCSFWNTGCVDPVAQTAVSLGFQPVFPDPITLFYGFDSSPSGKGEGPMTKVAYWLRYQDTHVSHDAVDANRTSEIALRIGNITGVPSGGNNGCDGIWGPPCSEDLKAILRNTMFQMATSGEDHHKPLEAVLAQMIAWPPTLENCPPQMFEVASIPVQDFVFETMPGQRVSVMTPGTSAHPWQVWYLDDMTTHSQASEVAVGIISRAPSFNDPPPTNLDDIQVQLICLQAPSGRSSGSD, from the exons ATGGCTTCCGACAAGCATCCCGGGTCCCTTTTCCGacccttcctcctcgggaTCCTGCTGATGCTCTTCCACGGCGGTGCCGCCCAATTCTGCTCGTTCTGGAATACAGGATGCGTCGACCCTGTGGCTCAAACCGCCGTGAGCCTGGGATTCCAGCCCGTGTTTCCCGATCCCATCACCCTCTTCTACGGATTCGATTCCAGTCCCTCGGGCAAAGGCGAGGGTCCAATGACCAAAGTGGCCTACTGGCTTCGCTACCAGGACACCCATGTTAGTCACGACGCGGTTGACGCGAATCGCACCTCCGAGATTGCCCTCCGCATTGGCAACATCACCGGGGTGCCCTCTGGCGGGAACAATGGCTGTGATGGGATTTGGGGGCCGCCCTGCTCTGAGGACCTGAAGGCAATCCTCCGAAACACCATGTTTCAAATGGCTACATCGGGTGAAGACCACCACAAACCCTTAGAAGCTGTCTTGGCGCAGATGATCGCCTGGCCGCCCACGTTGGAGAATTGTCCACCACAGATGTTTGAAGTGGCCTCCATTCCAGTCCAAG ACTTTGTCTTTGAAACAATGCCTGGCCAGCGGGTATCGGTCATGACCCCGGGAACCAGCGCCCATCCATGGCAGGTGTGGTACCTCGATGACATGACCACACACTCGCAGGCCTCAGAGGTCGCGGTCGGAATCATCAGCCGCGCTCCCTCGTTCAACGATCCCCCACCCACCAACCTCGATGACATCCAGGTGCAGCTTATTTGTCTTCAAGCTCCATCAGGAAGGTCGTCGGGCTCTGATTAG
- a CDS encoding uncharacterized protein (ID:PFLUO_000562-T1.cds;~source:funannotate), which yields MGSIDQIPTPPPERALYSRVSPAQAAADAIPILIEDTYHLFHLTTPPFTRHHPPRLRSCWWRLRSRNLVDWERDPQPIIKPRESPSAQDADGVWTGAAVLGPDGNMNIFHTGYNLSQSGKQVILRARAQDRHGSKFQPGCEIQFNGEGRSKLEDIDFRDPFVFFHESEAQYWMLVASRLANGPFWSRGCVALLKSTDLETWTFAPQPLYAPNDMFCPECPELFTLPNGKWYLVYSRFQAPNAGTVYRFADSPYGPFRIPRDGSHGRLDGRRWYAAKSCPKAADRSKRIFFGWIGDYVEDEAKWLWGGDFGIPREVYADDKGYLRITTVPEVDQLFEGTSKPGLISGSTGELSLSSAGSTSTAFPGLGIAETEDLLLRFDIQQCDAHSFGVLLQVNDTEKGHRLKFTPSGENTYTVTLLTDVAALDDFWADQYDLHLPRPVDGYELVRHDGVNLAGGVALFLRESILECFCGGRSISFRLPGSAGLTVITADTEEGRVVRSRRLGWFVEDGEIELSNVSLRYGGLLSRTGYAV from the coding sequence ATGGGCAGCATCGACCAAATTCCAACACCGCCGCCGGAGCGCGCCTTGTACAGCCGTGTCTCTCCTGCTCAGGCAGCGGCCGACGCGatccccatcctcatcgaaGACACCTaccacctcttccacctAACAACACCTCCCTTTACGCGGCATCACCCGCCTCGGCTACGATCCTGCTGGTGGCGGCTTCGTTCACGGAATTTGGTCGACTGGGAGCGCGACCCCCAGCCGATCATCAAGCCCCGGGAAAGCCCGTCCGCCCAAGACGCTGATGGCGTCTGGACAGGAGCCGCGGTCCTGGGGCCGGACGGGAATATGAACATATTCCACACGGGTTACAACCTCTCGCAGAGTGGTAAGCAGGTCATTTTGCGGGCAAGAGCGCAAGACCGCCACGGCAGCAAGTTCCAGCCAGGTTGCGAGATCCAGTTCAATGGCGAGGGCCGATCCAAGCTTGAAGACATTGATTTCCGGGACCCgtttgttttctttcatGAGTCCGAGGCGCAGTACTGGATGCTCGTCGCCTCGCGGCTGGCCAATGGACCGTTTTGGAGTCGAGGCTGTGTTGCTCTGCTCAAATCTACCGACCTGGAAACGTGGACTTTTGCGCCTCAGCCTCTGTATGCCCCGAATGATATGTTCTGCCCCGAGTGCCCCGAGCTATTCACCTTACCCAACGGAAAATGGTATCTGGTCTACTCGCGGTTCCAAGCCCCGAATGCGGGCACCGTCTACCGGTTTGCCGACTCGCCATACGGCCCGTTTAGAATTCCTCGGGACGGTTCGCACGGTCGCCTGGATGGACGGAGATGGTACGCCGCCAAGTCTTGTCCCAAGGCTGCTGACCGAAGCAAGCGCATATTCTTCGGCTGGATCGGCGATTatgtcgaggacgaggcaAAGTGGCTCTGGGGCGGAGATTTCGGGATACCGCGGGAGGTATACGCAGATGACAAGGGATATCTCCGAATCACAACGGTGCCCGAGGTAGATCAGTTATTCGAAGGTACTTCAAAACCGGGTCTCATTTCCGGCTCGACGGGTGAGCTCTCGTTGTCCTCGGCGGGTTCCACAAGCACCGCCTTCCCCGGGCTGGGCATCGCAGAGACAGAGGATCTCCTCCTCAGGTTCGACATCCAACAATGCGACGCCCATTCCTTTGGCGTTCTTCTGCAGGTCAATGACACGGAGAAAGGCCACCGCCTGAAGTTCACCCCGAGCGGCGAGAATACTTATACCGTTACATTGCTCACAGATGTTGCGGCCCTGGACGACTTCTGGGCAGACCAATACGACCTGCATCTTCCGCGACCGGTTGACGGCTATGAACTCGTCCGCCACGACGGCGTCAATCTGGCGGGCGGTGTGGCCCTCTTTCTGAGGGAGTCTATATTAGAGTGCTTCTGTGGAGGACGATCCATCAGCTTCCGGCTTCCTGGCTCGGCGGGTCTGACCGTCATCACTGCAGACACGGAAGAGGGAAGAGTCGTTAGGAGCCGACGACTTGGTTGGTTCGTTGAGGACGGTGAAATCGAGCTGAGCAATGTCTCCCTCAGATACGGAGGTCTACTTTCAAGAACTGGATATGCAGTGTAG
- a CDS encoding uncharacterized protein (ID:PFLUO_000560-T1.cds;~source:funannotate), giving the protein MSNVLDMDLFSAVAQRKVVRSARVSSWDHSGLNNDHYVIQPGETAVLADIEGPGKITHLWFVQACRRVLGPGLQSYPKAGSFMAESAGTSGMSYEDNDPDYYRKVLIKMYWDDSPTPNVLAPLGDFFCIGHSLTSNFQSIPFTVSARPEDDKNFGGAAALNCYLPMPFNSRARIELENQGENALVQYFYIDYELRLTPFNPKELLYFHAHWRRENPTNGWAPPEMQTNSPETSVPNLDGKDNYVLLDTTGSGTYIGCNHSVAHFQGSWWGEGDDMIFIDDDTWPPSLHGTGSEDYFCQGWGMQKNAYPFCGSILHESDMPNYQVSYRWHLPDPIRFNKKIRVTMEHGHANHLTDDWSTTVYWYQTLPGPRLEILPVKSRLPRRPQYPPHNSTTDRPKDKKLTTLQKEMIAQRDERFKDFTRDLETLFEGKAKESRERARKNIEIARDVRRRFLEGSWE; this is encoded by the coding sequence ATGTCGAACGTTCTAGATATGGATCTGTTTTCCGCAGTAGCGCAACGCAAGGTCGTGCGCAGCGCACGCGTTTCAAGCTGGGACCACAGCGGATTAAACAATGACCACTATGTGATCCAGCCTGGAGAAACAGCCGTTCTCGCCGACATTGAAGGACCAGGCAAGATCACGCATCTCTGGTTCGTCCAGGCTTGTCGCCGCGTTCTCGGGCCCGGTCTCCAATCATACCCCAAAGCCGGTTCTTTCATGGCCGAGAGTGCAGGAACATCTGGAATGAGCTACGAGGATAATGATCCGGATTACTACCGCAAGGTCCTGATCAAGATGTACTGGGATGATTCCCCCACGCCCAACGTGCTCGCGCCCCTAGGGGACTTTTTTTGCATCGGTCACTCGCTTACTTCAAACTTTCAATCCATTCCGTTCACCGTCTCTGCGAGACCAGAAGACGACAAAAATTTCGGTGGTGCAGCGGCATTAAACTGTTATTTGCCCATGCCATTCAACAGCAGGGCCCGCATTGAACTGGAAAACCAAGGCGAGAATGCGCTCGTTCAGTATTTTTACATCGACTATGAGCTACGGCTTACACCTTTCAACCCCAAAGAGCTTCTGTATTTTCATGCCCATTGGAGACGCGAAAATCCCACTAATGGGTGGGCCCCTCCCGAGATGCAGACAAACAGTCCCGAAACAAGCGTGCCTAACCTGGACGGGAAAGACAACTATGTCCTGCTTGATACCACTGGATCAGGTACTTACATTGGATGCAATCACTCCGTCGCGCATTTTCAAGGGTCATGGTGGGGTGAGGGCGACGACATGATTTTCATTGATGATGATACCTGGCCACCATCTCTCCATGGCACCGGCAGCGAGGATTATTTCTGTCAAGGATGGGGCATGCAGAAGAACGCCTATCCATTTTGCGGGTCGATTCTCCACGAGAGCGATATGCCCAACTACCAGGTCTCATATCGCTGGCATCTGCCCGATCCAATCCGATTCAACAAAAAGATCCGCGTTACAATGGAGCATGGACATGCAAACCATCTCACCGACGACTGGTCTACAACCGTCTACTGGTATCAGACACTTCCCGGGCCCAGATTGGAGATTCTTCCCGTAAAAAGTCGTTTGCCGCGGCGACCGCAGTATCCGCCTCACAATTCAACCACCGACAGGCCGAAAGACAAAAAGTTGACGACCCTTCAGAAAGAGATGATTGCTCAGCGGGATGAGAGATTCAAGGATTTCACCAGAGATCTTGAAACCCTTTTCGAAGGTAAAGCGAAAGAAAGTAGAGAGAGGGCAAGGAAGAATATCGAAATAGCTCGAGATGTTCGTCGGCGATTTCTGGAGGGCTCTTGGGAGTAA
- a CDS encoding uncharacterized protein (ID:PFLUO_000566-T1.cds;~source:funannotate) — protein MPVLPSLESTTFDADLRDRHLIYDYAAQDEHGNPEKWRYEMWFYNEDRINYAIHGGPMAGRVNFQTATYQCIRPGELWQCNWLEETGTICSLVYDISNSRITTLLGFSKGHWEQAEAAHGDKRNPQDLERWRGLARLGIQTDRKLLSEQANIVWDFRGPGDLKPIEMDWPTL, from the coding sequence ATGCCCGTCCTCCCATCCCTGGAATCAACCACTTTCGATGCCGACCTCCGCGACCGGCATCTGATTTATGACTACGCCGCGCAGGATGAACACGGCAACCCTGAGAAGTGGCGGTATGAAATGTGGTTCTATAACGAGGACCGCATCAACTACGCCATCCACGGCGGGCCGATGGCGGGACGAGTCAATTTCCAGACGGCGACGTATCAGTGCATTCGCCCCGGGGAGCTGTGGCAGTGTAACTGGCTCGAGGAGACGGGGACGATTTGCTCGCTTGTGTATGATATTTCCAATAGTCGCATCACCACCTTGCTTGGATTCTCCAAGGGGCATTGGGAGCAGGCGGAGGCGGCGCATGGCGATAAGCGTAACCCGCAAGATTTGGAGAGGTGGCGCGGACTGGCGAGGCTGGGGATTCAGACGGATCGCAAGCTGCTGAGCGAGCAGGCTAATATCGTGTGGGATTTCCGGGGGCCGGGGGATCTGAAGCCCATTGAGATGGATTGGCCCACTCTGTAA
- a CDS encoding uncharacterized protein (ID:PFLUO_000561-T1.cds;~source:funannotate) — protein MARIQYPYIWFCCAFATLGGCLYGYDGVYFNGVSTLDVFVRHFGQKTSNGGYELPPADLSVMTSMMNVGELVGSVSAAPLNNLLGRKKVFLCGSVAIVVGVILQLATSSSRAMITAGRAVLGLGVGQFCGTSPLYMGEIAPQSMRGPLLMCWQLVLSIAQIFAAGINRGMINIDSTFAYRFPIAFQLLFPFFIFVGIAFVPESPRWLLRKGRRDDAERSLRRLHRKEPQYEPESEIREMQAALDLEARTDDEGSWLQLLKDPIERRKVIYSAGALVAQQINGIQWFYYFGTVFAKAIGLSDPFLMTLIVFIIQVFVVLAAVLLGNKLRRRPLLMITTGIMTVSIFVVGCLGIPGNDPTKAIGKVIISFVIIEIVAFNFAWGPLGWTIASEMAVGRNRNRIYAVAVACFWVTVWATVFTLPYLYYSANLGPKTGFVYTGLCFITWAYVYFCVGEVTGRSIEEIEGFFRDGIPARQWRNQPQKSAVIEAKIDEESDISEKAHGVEQENQLQ, from the exons atggccaggatTCAGTATCCATATATCTGGTTCTGTTGCGCATTCGCAACCTTAGGCGGCTGTCTCTACGGTTATGATGGCGTCTACTTCAACGGCGTTTCCACCCTAG ATGTGTTTGTTCGGCACTTTGGCCAAAAGACGAGCAACGGCGGATATGAGCTCCCTCCCGCGGACCTCTCCGTCATGACATCCATGATGAATGTGGGTGAGCTGGTCGGGTCTGTGAGCGCGGCGCCTTTGAACAATCTGCTCGGACGTAAGAAAGTGTTCCTTTGTGGCTCTGTAGCAATTGTCGTCGGCGTTATCCTCCAACTAGCAACAAGCTCCAGCCGAGCCATGATCACAGCTGGACGCGCCGTCCTCGGCTTGGGCGTCGGCCAATTCTGTGGCACGTCGCCGCTTTACATGGGA GAGATCGCACCACAGTCTATGCGCGGTCCACTCCTGATGTGCTGGCAGCTCGTCCTGTCCATCGCGCAGATCTTCGCCGCCGGCATTAATCGCGGCATGATCAACATCGACAGTACCTTCGCCTACCGCTTCCCCATCGCATTCCAGTTGCTCTTCCCCTTTTTCATCTTCGTGGGAATAGCGTTCGTTCCCGAATCGCCTCGCTGGCTTCTTCGCAAGGGCCGTCGTGATGACGCCGAGCGGTccctccgccgtctccaccGCAAGGAACCCCAGTACGAACCCGAAAGCGAGATACGCGAGATGCAGGCCGCTCTGGATCTCGAGGCGAGgacggacgacgagggcagCTGGCTGCAGCTGCTAAAGGACCCCATCGAAAGGCGCAAGGTCATCTACAGTGCGGGCGCGCTGGTCGCGCAGCAGATCAACGGCATCCAGTGGTTCTATTATTTTGGCACCGTTTTTGCCAAAGCCATTGGCCTGTCGGACCCCTTTCTGATGACACTGATTGTGTTCATCATCCAGGTCTTCGTTGtcctggcggcggtgctCCTAGGCAACAAACTCCGGAGGCGGCCACTGTTGATGATCACCACTGGCATTATGACCGTCTCTATATTTGTGGTGGGTTGCCTCGGCATTCCTGGAAATGACCCGACCAAAGCCATTGGTAAAGTCATCATCAGCTTTGTGATTATCGAGATCGTGGCATTCAATTTTGCGTGGGGCCCGCTCGGATGGACGATT GCATCGGAGATGGCCGTCGGTCGAAACCGCAACAGGATCTACGCTGTTGCCGTTGCCTGCTTCTGGGTCACAGTCTGGGCCACTGTGTTTACTCTCCCGTATCTCTACTATTCGGCTAATCTGGGGCCCAAGACTGGGTTTGTATACACGGGGCTTTGCTTCATCACGTGGGCATATGTGTATTTCTGCGTGGGTGAAGTCACAGGCCGGTcgattgaggagattgaaggcTTCTTTAGGGACGGCATTCCTGCGAGGCAGTGGAGGAATCAGCCACAGAAATCGGCCGTGATAGAAGCAAAGATTGACGAGGAATCGGATATTTCTGAAAAGGCTCACGGGGTGGAGCAGGAGAATCAACTGCAATAG
- a CDS encoding uncharacterized protein (ID:PFLUO_000563-T1.cds;~source:funannotate): MADPNAPTVASATLRVLTTPPKGRRKKVVSQLQNMARKTATPKAATEASDFVYDRSTLGLAQTRFSELYGLGSDMEPILMRHRPYNPSTQEFSLDTHAIRRVLQTHPDCVGYPLTFHMVSDEKALEFDVTRSQVDSIEACVRPHGPSLVELFWRHVQPCYPLLHKDFFVQNYRESYRQIHPAILGAVYLSALRWWSYDPELSICPAPDAGSLRKMLHQAISSSYHRPKLSSIQAILLLLQCQPEDPLNPDHTYAWGLTCQALAIGQCLGLNLDPSDWYIPQWEKNVRKRLSWALYMQDRWSALAYGRPVHLHHEDWTVGELSSEDFDDFDNSGLDEERRSLAATGKLQFQLMVRLTQILSSVISSFYTARTSFDQDTVSLYQRSQPLLEELQEWYQAIPLSLQMNITYQRKLCFHGYLHFSYYGVLINLLRRLIRSTALPPSCPESQVLLDLRQLALQTAQSAISFVMQLRSDQLEAFWYFTSPYLFSLLGSFITLLLVTSLSSQERSFWQETLNSYLWYLRTMSKSSEPMRYAVNRLEGAILRGLEHTLAVNLNEPLDDSVSPMMADFTKTLEYADFGDWDIAANVNGAFDLLGAMGLNPDVFVTGSTF, from the exons ATGGCGGACCCAAATGCGCCTACTGTCGCCTCCGCAACTCTGCGTGTACTTACGACTCCACCGAAAGGCCGACGAAAGAAAGTCGTGTCCCAGTTGCAGAACATG GCGCGCAAGACGGCCACCCCAAAAGCAGCAACTGAGGCGTCCGACTTTGTCTACGATAGGTCGACGCTCGGCCTTGCTCAAACTCGCTTCTCGGAGCTTTACGGCCTCGGAAGTGACATGGAACCGATCCTCATG CGCCACCGCCCGTACAACCCTTCGACCCAGGAGTTCAGTCTCGATACTCACGCCATTAGGCGAGTGCTTCAGACGCATCCTGATTGTGTCGGCTACCCTCTAACTTTTCACATGGTGTCTGACGAGAAGGCGCTCGAATTCGACGTTACTCGTTCACAGGTCGACTCAATTGAAGCCTGCGTGCGGCCGCATGGCCCGAGTCTTGTGGAGCTCTTCTGGAGACATGTCCAACCCTGCTATCCCCTGCTTCACAAGGATTTTTTCGTGCAGAACTATCGCGAGTCTTACCGGCAGATCCACCCGGCCATTCTCGGTGCTGTCTATCTGTCCGCTCTGCGCTGGTGGTCCTACGACCCGGAGCTGTCGATCTGTCCAGCTCCAGATGCCGGGTCACTGCGCAAAATGCTGCACCAAGCGATATCATCTTCGTATCACAGACCCAAATTGTCTTCGATTCaagccatcctcctcctACTTCAGTGCCAACCCGAGGATCCGCTCAACCCGGACCACACTTATGCTTGGGGACTGACATGCCAGGCTCTAGCAATTGGACAATGTCTCGGCTTGAATCTGGACCCCAGTGACTGGTATATCCCGCAGTGGGAGAAGAACGTCCGGAAACGCCTGAGTTGGGCACTTTACATGCAGGACCGCTGGTCTGCATTGGCTTACGGACGGCCAGTCCATCTCCACCATGAAGACTGGACCGTGGGGGAGCTGTCAAGCGAAGACTTCGACGATTTTGACAACTCTGgcttggacgaggagcggCGGTCTCTTGCTGCCACAGGGAAACTGCAGTTCCAACTTATGGTCCGGCTCACGCAGATCCTCTCTTCAGTGATCTCTTCGTTCTACACGGCCCGGACATCTTTCGATCAGGACACCGTGTCTCTGTATCAAAGATCCCAGCCGTTGCTGGAGGAGCTTCAGGAATGGTATCAGGCCATTCCGTTGTCGCTACAGATGAATATCACATACCAAAGAAAATTGTGCTTTCACG GCTACCTACATTTCTCATACTATGGAGTGTTAATCAACCTTCTCCGCCGACTCATACGATCCACGGCGCTTCCGCCGAGCTGCCCTGAAAGCCAGGTTCTCTTGGACCTTCGGCAGCTCGCCTTGCAGACAGCCCAGAGTGCCATAAGTTTTGTTATGCAGCTTCGTTCTGACCAACTGGAGGCATTTTGGTATTTCA CTTCACCTTATCTCTTCTCCTTACTTGGGTCATTCATCACCCTCCTGCTCGTCACGTCCCTTTCATCTCAAGAGAGAAGCTTCTGGCAAGAGACACTCAACTCGTACCTGTGGTATCTGCGAACGATGAGCAAGAGCAGCGAGCCGATGAGATACGCCGTGAACCGCCTGGAAGGGGCTATCCTGCGTGGGCTAGAACATACTCTTGCCGTCAATCTTAATGAGCCACTGGATGACAGCGTCAGTCCCATGATGGCAGACTTTACAAAGACTCTCGAGTACGCTGATTTTGGCGACTGGGACATCGCCGCCAACGTCAATGGAGCATTTGACTTGCTCGGCGCTATGGGGCTGAATCCCGATGTTTTTGTGACCGGAAGTACATTTTGA
- a CDS encoding uncharacterized protein (ID:PFLUO_000564-T1.cds;~source:funannotate): METPTSPAIVFYDIAFRPPLAESTCAPNPWKARYALNFKGVPYTTEWVQMSEISKVRRTVGAPASRKFADGSDYYTLPMLTDSTTNSIIGDSFDIAAYLQKTYSVSGAGDLFPAQTLDFVYEHDLALFAPLSVRAADADDNLRAYAQFNTHVDAAVSAHVPLLAHGLPFDPATAETIRAEFVRRAGVASWDDLAIRGEARAKMMDSLCATLAPLAEMFNRDAAGPFLLGRRASYADLIVGGWLRMMSVTMPPEEWVDVRAWHGSVFGRLHEALEEYAEVP, translated from the coding sequence ATGGAAACTCCAACCTCGCCCGCCATCGTCTTCTACGACATTGCCTTTCGCCCTCCATTAGCAGAGTCAACATGCGCCCCAAATCCCTGGAAAGCCCGCTACGCGCTCAACTTCAAGGGCGTCCCCTACACAACAGAATGGGTACAGATGTCCGAAATCTCCAAAGTTCGTCGCACGGTCGGCGCACCTGCTTCACGGAAATTTGCTGACGGCAGCGACTACTACACACTCCCCATGCTCACCGATTCTACCACCAACTCGATTATCGGCGATTCCTTTGATATTGCCGCGTACCTACAAAAGACATACTCGGTCTCCGGCGCAGGCGATCTGTTCCCCGCGCAAACACTGGACTTTGTCTACGAGCATGATCTTGCGCTCTTTGCACCGCTCTCAGTTcgcgccgccgatgccgacgacaaCCTGCGCGCCTACGCCCAATTTAACACACACGTCGACGCAGCCGTCAGCGCACACGTGCCCCTCCTAGCCCACGGCCTGCCCTTCGATCCCGCTACGGCCGAGACGATCCGCGCGGAGTTCGTCCGGCGCGCCGGCGTGGCATCGTGGGATGACCTGGCCATTCGCGGCGAGGCGagggcgaagatgatggatTCGCTATGTGCGACGCtggcgccgctggcggagatgtTTAATAGGGATGCTGCCGGGCCGTTCTTGCTCGGCAGACGGGCTAGCTATGCCGACTTGATTGTTGGCGGGTGGCTGCGTATGATGAGCGTGACCATGCCACCGGAGGAGTGGGTGGATGTTAGGGCTTGGCATGGGAGTGTGTTTGGGCGGCTGCAtgaggcgctggaggagtATGCTGAGGTGCCCTAA